The Chloroflexota bacterium sequence TTGGGGACGCCCTGTTGAAGAAGTGAGGGGTTTGATTCGCATTCTTGAAGATGTGATTGATCGCGAACTCAAGGAACTGCATAAAAATGGTGTTCAATTGCGCCATATTGGGCAATTAGACCGTATTAACCCATCTCTTAAGAAAAAAGTATTGAGTGCAATTGAACTCACTAAAGATAATAAGCGTCTTGTCCTCAATGTGGCTTTTAACTACGGAGGTCGGGATGAAATTATTTGGGCGGTCAAACGGATGCTGGCCGATCAGGTTGCCCCGGATGATGTGACGGTAGAATTGGTTAATCAATACTTATTTACAGTTGGTGTTCCCGACCCTGATCTAATTATCCGCACATCTGGTGAGTTACGTGGCAGTAATTTCCTCATCTGGCAGGGAGCTTATGCCGAGTGGTACTTTACGCCAACATTCTGGCCCGATTTTGGCAAAGAAGCCCTACAAGAAGCTATCGACGAATACGCGCACCGTGAGCGCCGCTTTGGTCAGGTAAATAAAAAATAGTGCATTATGCGTCAACGACTAATTAGCGCCCTTTTTCTGGTTCCGTTGGGTATCGCTGCTATTTATTATGGTAGTTGGTACTATTTTATTTTAATGGCTGTGTTGGTAACACTGGCCGCTAAAGAATATGCAGATCTGTTCCGCGCTGGAGGACATCAGCCCAATAGCGCTTTAGTTGCTGGGGGGACGTTGGCAATTATCATCAATCAGGCCTTTGATCTTTTTGGCGATGCCCCGTGGTCGCGCGATCCGAGTTGGCTGGTTAGTAGTTTGCTCCTGATTAGCATGGCATTCCACCTTTTCCAGTACGAACGTGGGCGCGATAACGCGGCGACAGACTTTGCCATTACAGTCTCCGGTTTTGTATACTTTGGTTTGTTAGGAGCATACCTGGTTTTATTGCGCCAACTTCCCGAAGGATTGTGGTGGGTTATGCTGGCTTTACCCGCGATCTGGTTTGCCGACTCGGGCGCGTATTTTTATGGGCGCGTCTATGGCCGCAAGAAATTCAGCCCGCGCCTCAGCCCCAAGAAAACCTGGGAAGGCTATATCGCCGGGATTGTGACCAGCATCATTGGCACAACGCTTTTTGCCATACTCTGGCGTATCCCCGCCGGGCCGGAAACGGCCATCACGCCCTTCGCTGGCGCGCTGCTTGGATTTGTGATTTCCATCATCGCTCCTCTGGGCGATTTGGGCGAAAGTATGATCAAGCGACAATTTGGAGTGAAGGATTCCAGCCACTTAATCCCTGGTCACGGTGGGGCATTTGACCGCATTGATAGCTGGTTATGGGCCGGAATGATCGGCTATTACATCATCGTGTGGTTTCTCATATAAAGACTTGCGAAATCTCGATTACGAAGGCGTAAGCCGGAGCCATCAGTTTTATTCAGGAACAGGTCTAAAATTGACAATGCTTTCCTGGCATGGTAATATCCACGTCAGAAATATAATAAACCCCTAGTGGCTCTTATCCAGAGAGGTGGAGGGACCGGCCCTGTGAAACCTCAGCAACCGGTGTTTAGTCCGTTCGTTTTCTAGTCGCAGCGTTTAGCATAAACATTCTCTGCAACCTTAAAACCAGAAACGCAACAGCTAACCCACGGTGCTAATTCCGGCAGATGGATGTTCTGGAAGATGAGAGGGTGCTTATGCCGTTGCGTAGTATGCCCCTCTGAATGATAGGGGCATTTTGTTTTTTGGAGGTAAAAAATGACCACTACTTTTATGCAATCACCCAAACTGATGTTCACATCGGAATCCGTTACCGAAGGGCATCCCGACAAAATGTGCGATCAGATCAGCGATGCTGTTTTGGATGCCTGTCTGGAACAAGACCCCCTCTCGC is a genomic window containing:
- a CDS encoding isoprenyl transferase, with protein sequence MSKDQENLPVKIPRHVAIIMDGNGRWALSRGLPRLAGHRAGTDNLRRVIEACVEFGIQYLTLYAFSTENWGRPVEEVRGLIRILEDVIDRELKELHKNGVQLRHIGQLDRINPSLKKKVLSAIELTKDNKRLVLNVAFNYGGRDEIIWAVKRMLADQVAPDDVTVELVNQYLFTVGVPDPDLIIRTSGELRGSNFLIWQGAYAEWYFTPTFWPDFGKEALQEAIDEYAHRERRFGQVNKK
- a CDS encoding phosphatidate cytidylyltransferase, producing MRQRLISALFLVPLGIAAIYYGSWYYFILMAVLVTLAAKEYADLFRAGGHQPNSALVAGGTLAIIINQAFDLFGDAPWSRDPSWLVSSLLLISMAFHLFQYERGRDNAATDFAITVSGFVYFGLLGAYLVLLRQLPEGLWWVMLALPAIWFADSGAYFYGRVYGRKKFSPRLSPKKTWEGYIAGIVTSIIGTTLFAILWRIPAGPETAITPFAGALLGFVISIIAPLGDLGESMIKRQFGVKDSSHLIPGHGGAFDRIDSWLWAGMIGYYIIVWFLI